In Drosophila busckii strain San Diego stock center, stock number 13000-0081.31 chromosome 4, ASM1175060v1, whole genome shotgun sequence, the following proteins share a genomic window:
- the LOC108607407 gene encoding calsyntenin-1 isoform X1, protein MCMLKMAWLRSIFHIEVVILLCLLSVVIRSSATVPSGIGISNENEDEYLTQREYILEKSYHGLIRENETLVEITPLIKVDEEKICNFRILQKPYHEIPFQIELVNNLGILKARRTLNCEKRKSYHFEIVAIYCDGTPSNSANVHITVIDINEYAPTFLQPSYVTEVDEGRLYNEITRVEAADKDCTPLFGDVCKYEILNSDEPFTIDNEGSIKNTEPLSHKVSHNHILSVVAYDCAMMESAPIMVTIKVRRVCEAKFLGIPERIDYMSENTESLQLFPNARLDLCNILCSADDLNIHASITLKTKHISFGCDRDISNCSASSTLINILPRAADWTKELSYDEGAEPIFHFDGSTGVVVPSSVIGRHDFAARPFSVVTIFRHGGQSATNKHVKEHIVCSADDHKMNRHHMALFVRNCRLILLLRKNFNEGDLNIFSPAEWRWKIPQVCDNEWHHYVLNFEESSKVELFIDGIRFESSGEDRHTNPEVIDDWPLHAAHGVNTTLTVGACYQSSENRLKHGFVGDISEVKVSLNSILSVDDIKCGTSCAEHLIASTTSTDMSVDQLDPDLVDLSDFQVQINVQMNEIFVEAQSKHKIEQILRKIQYINIKRRPTIGRRNIEVRTTMMCSNNSAIRLPTIETYIMVNEPIATVDLTDSTMPIAMPIPIHIDQLTSLTASSSSPSTASLTSGSFSNSVHKFGKLQPKDHHDQLVSMLTNNQQTEAAEITIIGTQNKLVTYQEIKAGVHILDKIHIGIKSDNNRKQQKFQQHLQKAILNSCTVIVFPSLNPDHEDIQIDGDESLSSTMDIRTNINKDGVEMIGTDTIGNYLSVLRALVYSNKKPAYYLNRVFKLTCSQLGYQFKSVEYTLTLTVLHPKQSTKTTSAPLLMVTYNAEENENPLIPFHNDHGPSDNVEQGSDAKLFSYSLLHTNEVQEPKSHIHSIIHKAESAHPTILIILICVFLVVLLCGVSIARLKNNQKYSDRHQPCPKISEDGLIWDDSALTITINPMQTDVPTEDSSDSDNSDTDDEEIIKDGFAHISQLEWDNTNMFSSAN, encoded by the exons ATGTGCATGTTAAAAATGGCCTGGTTACGAAGCATATTCCATATTGAAGTTGTCATACTTCTTTGTCTTCTTTCTGTTGTGATTCGTTCTTCTGCTACAGTACCTTCAGGAATAGGGATCTCGAATGAAAATGAAGACGAGTATCTCACACAGCGAG AATATATATTGGAGAAGTCATATCACGGTCTGATAAGAGAAAATGAGACTCTGGTGGAAATCACGCCATTGATTAAAGTTGACGAGGAGAAAATCTGCAACTTTCGAATTTTACAAAAGCCATATCACGAGATACCATTTCAG aTTGAGCTAGTAAATAATTTAGGCATTTTGAAAGCTCGTCGCACATTAAATTGTGAGAAACGCAAGAGTTATCATTTTGAAATCGTTGCCATATATTGCGATGGAACTCCATCAAATTCTGCAAATGTTCATATTACCGTCATCGATATAAATGAATATGCGCCAACTTTTTTGCAACCTTCGTATGTAACTGAGGTTGATGAAGGCAGACTCTACAATGAAATAACGCGCGTAGAGGCAGCTGACAAGGATTGCACTCCACTTTTTGGAGATGTATGCAAATACGAAATATTGAACAGCGACGAGCCTTTCACCATTGACAATGAAGGCTCTATTAAAAACACTGAGCCACTCTCCCATAAAGTCTCACACAACCATATTCTTTCTGTTGTGGCCTACGATTGTGCAATGATGGAGTCCGCTCCTATTATGGTCACTATTAAAGTGCGACGTGTTTGCGAAGCAAAGTTCCTGGGCATTCCCGAGCGTATTGACTATAtg tctGAAAACACAGAGAGCCTGCAATTATTCCCTAACGCTCGACTTGATCTCTGCAATATATTGTGCAGTGCAGATGACTTAAATATACACGCATCTATTACACTCAAG ACAAAGCACATATCATTTGGATGCGATCGGGATATATCTAACTGCTCTGCAAGCTCTACTTTGATCAACATTTTACCTCGAGCAGCGGATTGGACAAAGGAGTTAAGCTATGATGAAGGTGCTGAACCCATATTTCATTTTGACGGCTCGACTGGAGTAGTAGTGCCAAGCAGTGTGATAGGACGGCACGATTTCGCAGCCCGCCCATTTAGTGTTGTGACCATATTCCGACATGGAGGTCAGAGTGCCACTAATAAGCATGTGAAGGAGCATATTGTGTGCAGTGCAGATGATCATAAGATGAATCGTCATCACATGGCATTGTTTGTACGCAACTGTCGCCTTATCTTATTACTACGCAAAAACTTTAATGAAGGAGACTTAAACATATTCAGTCCTGCAGAATGGCGGTGGAAAATACCGCAGGTTTGCGACAATGAATGGCATCATTATGTTCTGAACTTCGAAGAGTCATCAAAAGTTGAACTATTTATTGATGGCATACGCTTTGAAAGCTCAGGTGAGGATCGCCACACCAACCCAGAAGTCATTGACGACTGGCCGTTGCACGCTGCCCACGGTGTCAATACCACACTAACTGTTGGCGCCTGTTACCAAAGCTCCGAGAATCGCCTGAAGCATGGATTTGTAGGGGATATTTCAGAAGTAAAGGTCTCCCTTAATAGCATACTCTCTGTTGATGACATTAAGTGCGGAACAAGTTGTGCAGAGCATTTAATAGCTTCAACTACATCTACAGATATGTCAGTCGATCAGTTGGACCCTGACTTGGTAGATTTGTCAGACTTCCAGGTTCAGATCAATGTGCAGATGAATGAGATATTTGTGGAAGCTCagagcaaacataaaattgaaCAGATTTTGCGAAAGATccaatatattaatattaagcgGAGGCCAACAATCGGCCGTCGAAATATCGAAGTACGCACCACCATGATGTGCAGCAATAATAGTGCCATACGGTTACCCACCATAGAGACCTATATTATGGTTAATGAACCCATCGCTACGGTTGATTTGACCGACTCGACAATGCCAATAGCGATGCCGATACCAATACACATTGATCAATTGACTTCTTTAACTGCATCATCGTCTTCACCCTCAACCGCATCCTTAACCTCAGGCTCTTTCTCAAATTCTGTGCATAAATTTGGTAAGCTTCAACCGAAAGACCACCATGATCAGCTGGTTTCCATGTTAACAAATAACCAACAAACGGAGGCTGCCGAAATAACTATTATTG gcacacaaaacaaattggtAACTTATCAAGAAATCAAGGCAGGTGTACATATATTAGATAAAATTCACATTGGGATTAAAAGCGATAATAACCggaagcaacaaaagtttcaACAACATTTACAAAAGGCAATATTGAACTCTTGCACTGTAATTGTATTTCCATCATTGAATCCGGATCATGAAGATATTCAAATAGATGGTGATGAGTCCTTGTCGTCGACAATGGATATACGAACTAATATTAATAAGGATGGGGTTGAAATGATCGGCACAGATACGATTGGCAATTATTTGAGTGTGTTGCGCGCTTTAGTTTATAGCAACAAGAAGCCGGCATATTACTTAAACCGTGTTTTTAAGCTCACTTGCTCTCAGCTAGGGTATCAATTTAAGAGTGTTGAGTATACGCTCACTTTAACCGTATTACATCCcaaacaatcaacaaaaacaacaagtgcGCCACTATTAATGGTTACATACAATGCTGAGGAAAATGAAAATCCATTAATTCCATTTCACAATGATCATGGACCTAGTGACAATGTGGAGCAAGGTTCAG ATGCAAAACTATTCTCATATTCGCTTCTACACACAAATGAAGTCCAGGAGCCAAAGTCACACATACATTCTATTATCCATAAAG CAGAATCAGCACATCCCACCATTTTGATCATTCTGATATGTGtatttcttgttgttcttctCTGTGGCGTATCGATTGCAAgacttaaaaataatcaaaaatattctGATAGACACCAGCCTTGCCCTAAG atttCCGAAGATGGTTTAATCTGGGATGATTCGGCATTGACTATAACTATAAATCCAATGCAAACAGATGTTCCAACTGAGGATAGCTCTGATTCTGATAATTCTGATACGGATGATGAagaaa TTATAAAGGATGGCTTCGCTCACATCAGCCAGCTCGAATGGGACAACACCAACATGTTCTCATCGGCgaactaa
- the LOC108607407 gene encoding calsyntenin-1 isoform X2, giving the protein MCMLKMAWLRSIFHIEVVILLCLLSVVIRSSATVPSGIGISNENEDEYLTQREYILEKSYHGLIRENETLVEITPLIKVDEEKICNFRILQKPYHEIPFQIELVNNLGILKARRTLNCEKRKSYHFEIVAIYCDGTPSNSANVHITVIDINEYAPTFLQPSYVTEVDEGRLYNEITRVEAADKDCTPLFGDVCKYEILNSDEPFTIDNEGSIKNTEPLSHKVSHNHILSVVAYDCAMMESAPIMVTIKVRRVCEAKFLGIPERIDYMSENTESLQLFPNARLDLCNILCSADDLNIHASITLKTKHISFGCDRDISNCSASSTLINILPRAADWTKELSYDEGAEPIFHFDGSTGVVVPSSVIGRHDFAARPFSVVTIFRHGGQSATNKHVKEHIVCSADDHKMNRHHMALFVRNCRLILLLRKNFNEGDLNIFSPAEWRWKIPQVCDNEWHHYVLNFEESSKVELFIDGIRFESSGEDRHTNPEVIDDWPLHAAHGVNTTLTVGACYQSSENRLKHGFVGDISEVKVSLNSILSVDDIKCGTSCAEHLIASTTSTDMSVDQLDPDLVDLSDFQVQINVQMNEIFVEAQSKHKIEQILRKIQYINIKRRPTIGRRNIEVRTTMMCSNNSAIRLPTIETYIMVNEPIATVDLTDSTMPIAMPIPIHIDQLTSLTASSSSPSTASLTSGSFSNSVHKFGKLQPKDHHDQLVSMLTNNQQTEAAEITIIGTQNKLVTYQEIKAGVHILDKIHIGIKSDNNRKQQKFQQHLQKAILNSCTVIVFPSLNPDHEDIQIDGDESLSSTMDIRTNINKDGVEMIGTDTIGNYLSVLRALVYSNKKPAYYLNRVFKLTCSQLGYQFKSVEYTLTLTVLHPKQSTKTTSAPLLMVTYNAEENENPLIPFHNDHGPSDNVEQGSDAKLFSYSLLHTNEVQEPKSHIHSIIHKESAHPTILIILICVFLVVLLCGVSIARLKNNQKYSDRHQPCPKISEDGLIWDDSALTITINPMQTDVPTEDSSDSDNSDTDDEEIIKDGFAHISQLEWDNTNMFSSAN; this is encoded by the exons ATGTGCATGTTAAAAATGGCCTGGTTACGAAGCATATTCCATATTGAAGTTGTCATACTTCTTTGTCTTCTTTCTGTTGTGATTCGTTCTTCTGCTACAGTACCTTCAGGAATAGGGATCTCGAATGAAAATGAAGACGAGTATCTCACACAGCGAG AATATATATTGGAGAAGTCATATCACGGTCTGATAAGAGAAAATGAGACTCTGGTGGAAATCACGCCATTGATTAAAGTTGACGAGGAGAAAATCTGCAACTTTCGAATTTTACAAAAGCCATATCACGAGATACCATTTCAG aTTGAGCTAGTAAATAATTTAGGCATTTTGAAAGCTCGTCGCACATTAAATTGTGAGAAACGCAAGAGTTATCATTTTGAAATCGTTGCCATATATTGCGATGGAACTCCATCAAATTCTGCAAATGTTCATATTACCGTCATCGATATAAATGAATATGCGCCAACTTTTTTGCAACCTTCGTATGTAACTGAGGTTGATGAAGGCAGACTCTACAATGAAATAACGCGCGTAGAGGCAGCTGACAAGGATTGCACTCCACTTTTTGGAGATGTATGCAAATACGAAATATTGAACAGCGACGAGCCTTTCACCATTGACAATGAAGGCTCTATTAAAAACACTGAGCCACTCTCCCATAAAGTCTCACACAACCATATTCTTTCTGTTGTGGCCTACGATTGTGCAATGATGGAGTCCGCTCCTATTATGGTCACTATTAAAGTGCGACGTGTTTGCGAAGCAAAGTTCCTGGGCATTCCCGAGCGTATTGACTATAtg tctGAAAACACAGAGAGCCTGCAATTATTCCCTAACGCTCGACTTGATCTCTGCAATATATTGTGCAGTGCAGATGACTTAAATATACACGCATCTATTACACTCAAG ACAAAGCACATATCATTTGGATGCGATCGGGATATATCTAACTGCTCTGCAAGCTCTACTTTGATCAACATTTTACCTCGAGCAGCGGATTGGACAAAGGAGTTAAGCTATGATGAAGGTGCTGAACCCATATTTCATTTTGACGGCTCGACTGGAGTAGTAGTGCCAAGCAGTGTGATAGGACGGCACGATTTCGCAGCCCGCCCATTTAGTGTTGTGACCATATTCCGACATGGAGGTCAGAGTGCCACTAATAAGCATGTGAAGGAGCATATTGTGTGCAGTGCAGATGATCATAAGATGAATCGTCATCACATGGCATTGTTTGTACGCAACTGTCGCCTTATCTTATTACTACGCAAAAACTTTAATGAAGGAGACTTAAACATATTCAGTCCTGCAGAATGGCGGTGGAAAATACCGCAGGTTTGCGACAATGAATGGCATCATTATGTTCTGAACTTCGAAGAGTCATCAAAAGTTGAACTATTTATTGATGGCATACGCTTTGAAAGCTCAGGTGAGGATCGCCACACCAACCCAGAAGTCATTGACGACTGGCCGTTGCACGCTGCCCACGGTGTCAATACCACACTAACTGTTGGCGCCTGTTACCAAAGCTCCGAGAATCGCCTGAAGCATGGATTTGTAGGGGATATTTCAGAAGTAAAGGTCTCCCTTAATAGCATACTCTCTGTTGATGACATTAAGTGCGGAACAAGTTGTGCAGAGCATTTAATAGCTTCAACTACATCTACAGATATGTCAGTCGATCAGTTGGACCCTGACTTGGTAGATTTGTCAGACTTCCAGGTTCAGATCAATGTGCAGATGAATGAGATATTTGTGGAAGCTCagagcaaacataaaattgaaCAGATTTTGCGAAAGATccaatatattaatattaagcgGAGGCCAACAATCGGCCGTCGAAATATCGAAGTACGCACCACCATGATGTGCAGCAATAATAGTGCCATACGGTTACCCACCATAGAGACCTATATTATGGTTAATGAACCCATCGCTACGGTTGATTTGACCGACTCGACAATGCCAATAGCGATGCCGATACCAATACACATTGATCAATTGACTTCTTTAACTGCATCATCGTCTTCACCCTCAACCGCATCCTTAACCTCAGGCTCTTTCTCAAATTCTGTGCATAAATTTGGTAAGCTTCAACCGAAAGACCACCATGATCAGCTGGTTTCCATGTTAACAAATAACCAACAAACGGAGGCTGCCGAAATAACTATTATTG gcacacaaaacaaattggtAACTTATCAAGAAATCAAGGCAGGTGTACATATATTAGATAAAATTCACATTGGGATTAAAAGCGATAATAACCggaagcaacaaaagtttcaACAACATTTACAAAAGGCAATATTGAACTCTTGCACTGTAATTGTATTTCCATCATTGAATCCGGATCATGAAGATATTCAAATAGATGGTGATGAGTCCTTGTCGTCGACAATGGATATACGAACTAATATTAATAAGGATGGGGTTGAAATGATCGGCACAGATACGATTGGCAATTATTTGAGTGTGTTGCGCGCTTTAGTTTATAGCAACAAGAAGCCGGCATATTACTTAAACCGTGTTTTTAAGCTCACTTGCTCTCAGCTAGGGTATCAATTTAAGAGTGTTGAGTATACGCTCACTTTAACCGTATTACATCCcaaacaatcaacaaaaacaacaagtgcGCCACTATTAATGGTTACATACAATGCTGAGGAAAATGAAAATCCATTAATTCCATTTCACAATGATCATGGACCTAGTGACAATGTGGAGCAAGGTTCAG ATGCAAAACTATTCTCATATTCGCTTCTACACACAAATGAAGTCCAGGAGCCAAAGTCACACATACATTCTATTATCCATAAAG AATCAGCACATCCCACCATTTTGATCATTCTGATATGTGtatttcttgttgttcttctCTGTGGCGTATCGATTGCAAgacttaaaaataatcaaaaatattctGATAGACACCAGCCTTGCCCTAAG atttCCGAAGATGGTTTAATCTGGGATGATTCGGCATTGACTATAACTATAAATCCAATGCAAACAGATGTTCCAACTGAGGATAGCTCTGATTCTGATAATTCTGATACGGATGATGAagaaa TTATAAAGGATGGCTTCGCTCACATCAGCCAGCTCGAATGGGACAACACCAACATGTTCTCATCGGCgaactaa